The Pseudomonas azotoformans genome has a segment encoding these proteins:
- a CDS encoding response regulator transcription factor, which translates to MRVAILDDEPAELRRVEQTLRQIPSTAEQPWSLHCFERGEDLLRQLRRETFDLLILDWQLPDITGIALLRWTREHMESPPAVIMLTSRDAESDIVTALNSGADDYVSKPFRPNELKARVTAVLRRHGLQKSATHEVQSFNDLTFDDAELTVTRAGKPINLTEREYRLASCLFANLARPLSREYLYERFWTHEEMVSSRPLDTHIYRLRNKLGLTADRGWQLLTIYGYGYRLESVAAASQG; encoded by the coding sequence ATGCGTGTCGCAATACTGGATGACGAACCCGCCGAACTGCGCCGGGTGGAACAGACACTGCGACAAATCCCCAGCACCGCCGAACAGCCTTGGTCCCTGCATTGCTTCGAACGCGGTGAAGACCTGTTACGCCAACTGCGCCGGGAAACCTTCGACCTGCTGATACTCGACTGGCAATTGCCGGACATCACCGGCATCGCGTTGCTGCGCTGGACCCGCGAACACATGGAGTCGCCACCTGCCGTCATCATGCTCACCAGCCGTGATGCCGAGAGCGACATCGTCACCGCGCTCAACAGTGGCGCCGATGATTACGTCAGCAAACCTTTCCGTCCTAATGAATTGAAAGCACGGGTCACGGCGGTTCTGCGTCGGCATGGCCTGCAGAAGTCTGCCACCCATGAAGTGCAGAGCTTCAATGACCTGACCTTTGATGACGCTGAGTTGACGGTTACCCGCGCGGGCAAACCGATCAACCTCACGGAACGTGAGTACCGTCTGGCCAGCTGTCTGTTCGCTAACTTGGCCCGACCACTGTCTCGCGAGTACCTCTACGAGCGGTTCTGGACCCATGAAGAAATGGTGTCGTCACGGCCGCTGGATACGCATATCTACCGGTTACGAAACAAGCTGGGGCTGACGGCGGATCGGGGTTGGCAGTTGCTGACGATCTATGGGTATGGGTATCGATTGGAGAGTGTGGCGGCAGCTTCTCAAGGCTGA
- a CDS encoding FecR family protein — protein MSAMFLSLNCLRCALPSLLIMMVGSAGAATKVRAPYIDDDFLCRVQPLPAVVQHLTGEAWKLDTRGKMIPLLEGMSIDEQEGVKTSASAFVSLLLGDGSRVVLPSDSQVRLHLEKKLSIPRVVLEQGQAEAYVIKRASDHDRFQIVTPVGVLGVRGTHFRVRNDAERSLLEVLDGQVAANRDRTGEIKVAARQGLLFKKQGDLNPVELLAAPKLIGQDGQKGDAPVWSLYLRPLPGAQRYRAQVATDKTFMNIKQENFSSTPKMSFTGLKASFYHVRLSAYDENGLEGETGVYDIFYYPPTAQVR, from the coding sequence ATGAGCGCCATGTTTCTTTCTCTTAATTGCCTGCGCTGCGCCCTTCCCTCTTTGTTGATCATGATGGTGGGCTCGGCGGGCGCTGCTACAAAGGTTCGTGCGCCATACATCGACGATGACTTCCTGTGCCGGGTCCAGCCTCTGCCTGCCGTAGTCCAGCATCTCACCGGCGAAGCCTGGAAGCTCGATACCCGGGGCAAGATGATTCCCCTGCTCGAAGGCATGTCTATTGATGAACAGGAAGGTGTGAAGACCTCGGCGTCGGCGTTCGTCAGCCTGTTGCTGGGTGATGGATCCCGCGTGGTGTTGCCCTCTGATTCCCAGGTGCGGCTCCACTTGGAGAAGAAGCTGTCGATTCCCCGAGTGGTACTCGAACAAGGCCAGGCCGAGGCGTATGTGATCAAGCGTGCCAGCGATCATGATCGCTTCCAGATCGTGACGCCTGTAGGGGTGCTGGGGGTGCGAGGTACGCACTTTCGGGTGCGCAATGACGCTGAGCGATCGCTGTTGGAGGTGTTGGACGGTCAAGTCGCCGCCAACCGGGATCGGACAGGCGAGATCAAAGTGGCTGCACGCCAAGGCCTGCTCTTCAAGAAACAGGGCGACCTCAATCCTGTAGAACTGCTGGCCGCACCGAAGCTGATCGGCCAAGACGGCCAGAAAGGCGACGCGCCGGTCTGGAGCTTATACCTTCGGCCATTGCCCGGCGCCCAGCGCTACCGTGCACAGGTCGCCACTGACAAAACCTTTATGAACATCAAGCAGGAAAACTTTTCCAGCACGCCGAAAATGAGCTTCACTGGGCTCAAAGCCTCGTTCTATCACGTGCGCTTGTCGGCTTACGACGAAAACGGCCTGGAGGGAGAAACCGGGGTCTATGACATCTTCTACTACCCGCCCACTGCCCAGGTACGTTGA
- a CDS encoding CHASE2 domain-containing protein — translation MMLWGKAEKRQPTHAQRLFHGLVREWLWIGLLLLPITAYLSLSPGLALNNPLYDSLRRLTPLPVHPRILLVTIDDSSLKKLGRWPWPRSLHADLIDRLSAAQPSAILFDVIFSEPGDPANDKRLAESVCNAGNVLLPLVREGAANYSQPDTQMMPLLKCAKGVGHINVEADSDGVVRSLYLREGPPDATAPQLAWLAYEMSGGLSDMPGEPLQSLTQHWHREHAIRIPFIAPHTHFPSVSYASVLRGEVAPEQLRGRLILVGSTASGMGDRFVTPVSSTVGTTAGVEIQANLLNGLLQGRSIVDLPGWLAALMATSLVALLLGLLLYRPRYALWMTLGCMGAALLGSLALLRLGHWWSPAACLIGLLLSYLIWNWRRLSVILAYFGWELARLDNEPKVLPERRRAPASKGDVLQARIFALEQAVSRTRDTRRFMADGLECLPVATLITDPKGNILLANRISRQVFGNDLVNENLLEQLADLGYPPLHNGVRPALSALELVEFRDIHQRSLRMELAPLLPAEGDVALGWLLSLTDLSKEREAQQHRETMLRFLSHDLRAPHSAILALLDVHNGESPVFAQIEQQVRRALGLTESFVQLAKAEADGYQFQPTLFAMLVMDAFDQVALIAQLKGIHLVHDLDEADEGMVSADQSLLTRALFNVLENAIKYSPSGTTVRLRHSSAEGWLECRISDQGPGIAAQDLPELFSQYRRFDSSQGSEGLGLGLTMVKAVVERHGGRISCESVVGKGTTFSLQLPLLED, via the coding sequence ATGATGCTCTGGGGCAAGGCCGAGAAACGTCAACCCACCCATGCCCAGCGCCTGTTCCACGGCCTGGTGCGTGAATGGTTGTGGATAGGTTTGCTGCTGCTGCCCATCACCGCCTATCTGTCGCTGAGCCCGGGCCTGGCCTTGAACAATCCGTTATACGACAGCCTGCGTCGCCTCACACCACTACCTGTCCATCCCCGCATCCTGCTGGTGACGATCGATGATTCCAGCCTTAAGAAGCTAGGCCGATGGCCTTGGCCACGCAGCCTGCACGCCGACTTGATCGACCGCCTGAGCGCCGCGCAACCGTCGGCCATTCTGTTCGATGTGATCTTCAGTGAGCCCGGCGACCCCGCCAATGACAAACGCCTGGCTGAGTCGGTCTGCAACGCTGGCAATGTCTTGCTACCCCTGGTGCGTGAAGGTGCTGCGAACTACAGCCAACCGGACACGCAGATGATGCCGCTGCTCAAATGCGCCAAAGGGGTTGGCCACATCAATGTGGAAGCGGACAGCGATGGTGTGGTCCGCAGCCTCTACCTGCGTGAAGGCCCGCCCGATGCCACGGCACCGCAATTGGCCTGGCTGGCCTATGAGATGAGTGGCGGGTTGTCTGACATGCCGGGCGAGCCTCTGCAATCGCTCACTCAGCACTGGCATCGGGAGCACGCTATCCGTATCCCGTTCATTGCCCCTCATACGCATTTTCCCAGCGTGTCCTACGCGAGCGTATTGCGCGGTGAAGTGGCTCCCGAGCAACTGCGTGGTCGCCTGATCCTGGTGGGGTCGACAGCCTCCGGGATGGGCGATCGTTTCGTCACACCTGTGTCTTCGACGGTGGGCACCACGGCAGGTGTGGAGATCCAGGCCAACCTGCTCAATGGCTTGCTGCAAGGCCGCAGCATCGTTGATCTGCCAGGCTGGCTTGCGGCCTTGATGGCGACCTCATTGGTGGCATTGTTATTGGGCCTGCTGCTCTATCGTCCGCGCTATGCGTTGTGGATGACCCTGGGCTGCATGGGCGCCGCGTTACTCGGTTCCCTGGCCCTGTTGCGCCTAGGGCATTGGTGGTCGCCTGCGGCCTGTCTGATTGGTTTGCTGCTCAGCTACCTGATCTGGAACTGGCGCCGCCTCAGTGTGATCCTCGCCTATTTCGGCTGGGAACTGGCACGCCTGGACAACGAACCCAAAGTCCTGCCCGAACGCCGCCGTGCACCTGCCAGCAAAGGCGATGTGTTGCAGGCACGTATCTTTGCCCTGGAACAGGCCGTAAGCCGCACACGCGACACACGGCGCTTTATGGCCGATGGCCTGGAGTGCCTGCCGGTGGCAACCCTGATTACCGATCCCAAGGGCAATATCCTGCTGGCCAACCGCATCTCTCGGCAAGTGTTCGGCAATGATCTGGTCAACGAAAACCTGTTGGAGCAACTGGCGGACTTGGGCTACCCACCGCTGCACAATGGCGTGCGCCCTGCCCTGTCGGCGCTGGAGCTTGTGGAGTTCCGGGACATCCACCAACGCAGCCTGCGCATGGAGCTTGCGCCCTTGCTGCCGGCTGAAGGCGATGTCGCCCTTGGTTGGCTGCTGAGCCTGACGGATCTGAGCAAGGAGCGCGAAGCCCAGCAACACCGCGAGACCATGTTGCGGTTCCTCTCTCACGACCTGCGCGCACCCCATTCAGCGATCCTTGCACTGCTGGATGTGCATAACGGCGAGTCCCCAGTCTTTGCCCAGATTGAACAACAAGTTCGCCGTGCCTTGGGCCTCACTGAATCCTTCGTGCAACTGGCGAAAGCCGAGGCTGACGGTTACCAGTTCCAGCCGACGCTGTTCGCCATGTTGGTCATGGATGCATTTGACCAAGTGGCGCTAATCGCCCAGCTCAAGGGGATTCATCTGGTTCACGACTTGGACGAGGCCGATGAAGGCATGGTGTCGGCTGACCAATCATTGCTAACCCGCGCGTTGTTCAACGTGCTGGAGAACGCCATCAAGTATTCGCCTTCCGGGACGACCGTGAGGTTGAGGCACAGCAGCGCAGAAGGCTGGTTGGAGTGCCGTATCAGCGACCAGGGTCCAGGGATTGCCGCACAGGACCTGCCGGAGCTGTTCAGCCAATACCGCCGCTTCGATTCGTCCCAAGGCAGCGAAGGCCTGGGGTTGGGACTGACCATGGTCAAGGCTGTGGTAGAGCGTCACGGGGGGCGTATTAGTTGCGAAAGCGTGGTGGGCAAAGGCACCACATTCAGCCTTCAACTGCCGCTGCTGGAAGACTGA